One genomic window of Trichomycterus rosablanca isolate fTriRos1 chromosome 1, fTriRos1.hap1, whole genome shotgun sequence includes the following:
- the LOC134318441 gene encoding interferon-inducible GTPase 5-like produces MSHQDSDVTALIEASGESTFKSAYKKAQEMVDQFTNVSLDVAVTGRSGAGKSSFINALRGLRDDDEGAAETGVTETTTEPTPYKHPTKPNVTFWDLPGVGTRNFQAKRYLKQVNFNRFDFFIIISSERFTENDALLAKEINKQKKLFYFVRSKIDNDVAQEEKKRGFNREETLTKIKNHCLDNLKDFKNPKVFLICCYDVNEFDFEELVDTLMSELPEHKRYALIQSVPVTSVAMLNKKVRMFKMAAWAAAACSGAVAAAPVPGLSLACDASIVVAFFTSCYFSFGLDDKSIERLSERVNKPHLKSLKKSPFVQALASKSATRLQLSALASSEIVESLFSLIPGVGSAIAAGISFIVTYKLLKNGLNELEQAALMVLREAGLK; encoded by the coding sequence ATGAGCCATCAAGATTCTGACGTAACTGCATTAATAGAGGCATCAGGAGAGTCCACTTTTAAAAGTGCATATAAAAAAGCACAAGAGATGGTAGACCAGTTTACTAATGTCTCACTGGACGTTGCTGTAACTGGAAGATCAGGAGCAGGAAAGTCGTCTTTCATTAATGCACTAAGAGGTTTgcgtgatgatgatgaaggtgcaGCTGAAACTGGAGTTACTGAAACCACCACTGAACCAACCCCTTACAAACATCCAACAAAGCCTAATGTGACTTTCTGGGACCTTCCTGGAGTTGGAACTAGAAACTTTCAGGCTAAGCGATATCTTAAACAAGTGAATTTCAACAGGTTTGatttcttcatcatcatctcatcTGAGAGATTCACAGAGAATGACGCCCTGCTGGCCAAAGagataaacaaacagaaaaagctgTTTTACTTTGTTAGATCAAAGATAGACAATGACGTCGCACAAGAAGAGAAGAAACGAGGCTTCAACAGAGAAGAAACTCTCACTAAAATTAAGAACCACTGCCTGGACAATTTAAAGGACTTTAAAAATCCTAAAGTTTTTCTCATCTGCTGCTATGATGTTAATGAATTTGATTTTGAGGAGCTTGTGGACACACTGATGTCAGAGCTTCCAGAGCATAAACGATACGCTCTAATACAGTCAGTACCAGTCACGTCTGTGGCCATGCTAAATAAGAAAGTCAGAATGTTTAAGATGGCAGCCTGGGCTGCAGCCGCTTGCTCTGGTGCAGTTGCAGCAGCTCCGGTACCTGGTCTATCATTAGCATGTGATGCTAGCATTGTGGTGGCTTTCTTTACAAGCTGCTACTTCTCATTTGGCCTTGATGATAAATCGATTGAACGACTCTCAGAACGAGTCAACAAGCCACATctgaaatcattaaaaaaatctcCATTTGTACAGGCACTGGCGTCAAAATCAGCCACGAGACTGCAGCTGTCTGCATTAGCTAGCAGTGAAATTGTGGAATCCCTGTTTAGTTTGATACCTGGTGTAGGAAGTGCTATAGCAGCAGGAATATCTTTTATCGTTACGTATAAGCTCCTGAAGAATGGACTGAACGAGCTTGAACAGGCAGCACTGATGGTACTGAGAGAGGCcgggttaaaataa